Proteins encoded within one genomic window of Halocatena marina:
- a CDS encoding hydantoinase B/oxoprolinase family protein, with protein MTDSETTTDGTPTIDPVTLEIVRNACEAITEEMNANLIRTGYSPNIKERRDCSCALFDADGEMISQAENMPVHLGAMPFSVAAAIERYPPETLEPGDAILLNDPFRGGAHLPDLTLVTPVFVKERVVAYAANRAHHADIGGSRAGSVAADSTEIYQEGLRIPPIKLYEGGEPNDTAMEMIRANVRTPDERRGDLRAQEAANETGRQRFEALTEKYGTTLLTAALEEIKDYSERRMRAEIESLPDGIYSFEDVLDDDGRGATDLPVATTVTIDDDSIMVDFDGTAEQTAGPVNAVFAVTASATYYAVRCVTDPDIPPNHGCYRPIDISAPAGTIVNPEPPAAVVGGNLETSQRITDVVLGALADAATERVLAGCQGTMNNVTFGGTDPRDDSPYAFYETQGGGFGGRAGIDGMDGVHVHMSNTMNTPVEVLETVYPLRVMRYELRNNSGGAGEFRGGLGLRRDIGVRKHSAAFSLLADRHRHEPYGLAGGSEGGSGVAYLFENGLDEGTSTSDSDRERLPGKVVRELTPGSVVSIRTPGAGGYGEPEERDPEAIARDIKLGKVSTEAARERYGFSDATFDDIDLDAP; from the coding sequence CGGGTATTCACCGAACATCAAAGAACGACGAGACTGCTCGTGTGCGCTCTTCGACGCTGATGGAGAGATGATCAGTCAAGCCGAGAATATGCCGGTTCATCTCGGTGCAATGCCTTTCTCGGTTGCGGCTGCCATCGAGCGATACCCACCAGAGACGCTTGAACCAGGGGACGCAATTCTACTCAATGATCCGTTTCGAGGCGGGGCGCATCTCCCAGATCTAACGCTCGTCACACCAGTATTCGTCAAAGAGCGAGTCGTCGCCTATGCGGCAAACCGCGCCCACCACGCGGACATCGGAGGTTCGCGGGCGGGAAGCGTCGCTGCCGACTCGACCGAAATCTATCAAGAAGGGCTTCGGATCCCGCCAATCAAACTGTATGAAGGGGGCGAGCCGAACGACACTGCCATGGAGATGATCCGTGCGAATGTTCGCACGCCTGATGAGCGCCGTGGAGACCTGCGGGCACAGGAGGCTGCGAACGAGACCGGCCGTCAGCGTTTCGAAGCGCTCACCGAAAAGTACGGAACAACGCTCCTAACAGCAGCACTTGAGGAGATCAAAGACTACTCGGAGCGACGAATGCGCGCCGAAATCGAGTCGCTACCCGATGGGATCTACTCGTTCGAAGATGTCCTCGACGACGACGGGCGCGGAGCGACGGATCTTCCTGTCGCCACGACAGTGACGATCGATGATGATTCGATCATGGTCGATTTCGATGGAACAGCCGAACAGACCGCAGGACCGGTGAACGCGGTCTTTGCTGTGACTGCCTCTGCGACGTATTATGCGGTTCGCTGCGTCACCGACCCTGATATTCCACCGAACCACGGCTGCTATCGACCGATCGATATCTCAGCACCTGCTGGAACGATCGTGAATCCCGAGCCGCCAGCGGCGGTTGTCGGTGGGAATTTAGAGACCTCCCAGCGGATCACCGACGTGGTGCTCGGCGCGCTTGCAGACGCCGCCACAGAGCGCGTTCTCGCGGGCTGTCAGGGAACGATGAACAACGTCACGTTCGGAGGAACTGATCCCCGTGATGATTCCCCATACGCATTCTACGAGACACAAGGTGGTGGTTTTGGTGGGCGGGCGGGGATTGACGGAATGGATGGTGTCCATGTTCACATGAGTAACACGATGAACACGCCGGTTGAGGTGCTCGAAACGGTCTATCCGCTGCGGGTGATGCGCTATGAACTGCGCAACAATTCCGGCGGAGCAGGCGAGTTTCGCGGTGGACTTGGTCTTCGACGAGATATTGGTGTGCGCAAGCACAGTGCGGCGTTCAGTTTGCTTGCCGATCGACATCGTCACGAACCGTACGGACTTGCGGGGGGGTCCGAAGGAGGATCTGGTGTCGCGTATCTGTTCGAAAACGGTCTCGACGAGGGCACGAGTACGAGCGATAGCGACCGAGAGCGCCTCCCTGGGAAGGTCGTCCGAGAACTCACGCCGGGATCTGTCGTGAGTATCCGTACGCCCGGAGCCGGTGGATACGGCGAGCCTGAGGAACGGGATCCGGAGGCGATCGCACGTGACATTAAACTCGGGAAGGTGTCCACCGAAGCGGCACGCGAGAGGTACGGATTCTCGGACGCCACCTTCGATGACATCGATTTGGACGCCCCGTAG